The following proteins are co-located in the Osmia bicornis bicornis unplaced genomic scaffold, iOsmBic2.1, whole genome shotgun sequence genome:
- the LOC123989264 gene encoding piggyBac transposable element-derived protein 4-like: MLCIDESIIPFRGRIAFRQYMKQKRHRYGIKIFKLCCTNNYTYSYRVYTGKTLDKENTTPTNVVLNLCEDLFEKGHTLCTDNYYTSVDLANKLISKNMHLIGTLRPNRKENPKAVVTAKLRRGEVIAQENRNGITVMKWKDKRDVLVLSTKHSNEMENVTTRTGVSYKPKIIIDYNKGKTPIDLSDQMSSYSSPLRRALKWYRKLAFDLLLNTAVVNALHMYESVSETKISITMFRKQLVAALTQHSHEQTPVEAGTSRRIHKLREKEGKAHKVRKYCAECYSTNAKMLGSDIAKKNTKKVVTYCDMCKSQPHFCLQCFNKLH, translated from the coding sequence ATGTTATGCATCGACGAGTCGATAATACCATTCCGTGGACGGATCGCATTTAGACAGTACATGAAACAAAAGAGGCACAGGTATgggattaaaatatttaaattgtgCTGCACTAATAATTACACCTACAGTTATCGCGTCTACACTGGCAAAACATTGGACAAAGAAAATACAACACCCACAAATGTTGTTCTGAATTTGTGTGAAGATTTGTTTGAAAAAGGCCATACTTTATGTACAGATAATTATTATACGAGTGTAGATTTAGCAAACAAATTAATATCAAAGAATATGCATTTGATTGGTACCCTTCGGCCAAATCGGAAAGAAAATCCAAAGGCAGTTGTGACAGCCAAACTGCGGCGGGGAGAAGTTATTGCACAAGAAAACAGGAACGGAATTACCGTCATGAAGTGGAAAGACAAGAGGGATGTTTTAGTTCTTTCGACCAAACATTCAAACGAAATGGAAAACGTAACAACTAGAACAGGGGTTTCCTataaaccaaaaataattattgattatAATAAAGGAAAAACGCCGATTGATCTATCCGATCAGATGAGTTCCTACAGCAGTCCACTTAGAAGAGCATTGAAGTGGTACAGAAAATTAGCCTTCGATCTTCTTTTGAATACTGCCGTTGTGAATGCGTTACATATGTATGAAAGTGTATCGGAGACAAAGATATCCATTACAATGTTCCGGAAACAATTAGTAGCTGCTCTCACACAACATTCACACGAGCAAACTCCAGTTGAGGCCGGTACAAGTAGACGTATCCACAAACTTcgggaaaaagaaggaaaggcTCATAAAGTGCGAAAATACTGTGCTGAATGTTATAGCACGAATGCAAAAATGCTCGGGAGCGACATAGCGAAGAAAAACACGAAAAAAGTAGTTACCTACTGTGATATGTGCAAATCTCAGCCACATTTTTGTTTACAATGTTTTAATAAacttcattaa
- the LOC114881915 gene encoding uncharacterized protein LOC114881915, giving the protein MQLQFLKRNKNWLEKNFMYPSDILTQILTGSQKPETVVEKSSVVHIYKGKKLYSQCSKREKIRRTNCLVNNFSLEELLSAAKMSLRKHGMHKQSRVLQCLLQNISVQTIFKNKTSKRNMFPTEKALSIFVSADLSKHQYAVIRNESIKINKNSWPSYFMIQAEKKIVTHQRIPSSLVPLKLHNKITSKNIWINPCPSSSWFCRPIKGYSRIRWSKVPPNQIRLAINHSIGDKKNQSVPSFNPVSHLGG; this is encoded by the exons ATGCAACTACAATTTTTGAAACGAAATAAGAACTGGCTGGAAAAGAATTTTATGTATCCAAGTGACATATTAACGCAAATTTTAACAGGTTCACAAAAACCGGAAACAGTAGTAGAAAAATCGTCGGTTGTTCACATTTACaaaggaaaaaaattatattctcaGTGTAGTAAGAGGGAAAAAATTCGAAGAACAAACTGtttagtaaataatttttctttggaAGAATTACTCAGTGCAGCAAAAATGAGCCTCCGGAAACATGGAATGCATAAACAATCACGTGTTTTACAGTgtctattacaaaatataagtgtacaaactattttcaaaaacaaaacttCAAAAAGGAATATGTTTCCAACAGAAAAAGCCTTAAGTATATTTGTCTCTGCAGATCTTTCAAAACATCAGTATGCAGTCATTAGAAATGAAtccattaaaataaataaaaactcgTGGCCTTCATATTTCATGATACAggcagaaaaaaaaattgttaccCACCAAAGAATACCATCCAG TTTGGTTCCACTAAAATTACATAACAAAATAACTTCAAAAAACATATGGATTAATCCTTGTCCATCGTCATCATGGTTTTGTAGACCCAttaaagggtatagccggataagatggtcaaaagtgcccccaaaccaaattcgacttgctatAAACCATTCGATAGGCGATAAAAAAAACCagtctgtgccaagtttcaaccctgtatctcatctgggagggtag